From Pan troglodytes isolate AG18354 chromosome 9, NHGRI_mPanTro3-v2.0_pri, whole genome shotgun sequence, the proteins below share one genomic window:
- the ENDOD1 gene encoding endonuclease domain-containing 1 protein isoform X2, with protein MVKSLIQRPWRPFRSAESLGWALTGLRASYCHSTHLEIDDPNSNLEEAINEAEAITSVNSLGSKQALNTDYLDSDYQRGQLYPFSLSSDVQVATFTLTNSAPMTQSFQERWYVNLHSLMDRALTPQCGSGEDLYILTGTVPSDYRVKDKVAVPEFVWLAACCAVPGGGWAMGFVKHTRDSDIIEDVMVKDLQKLLPFNPQLFQNNCGETEQDTEKMKKILEVVNQIQDEERMVQSQKNSSPLSSTRSKRSTLLPPEASEESSSFLGKLMGFIATPFIKLFQLIYYLVVAILKNIVYLLWCVTKQVINGIESCLYRLGSATISYFMAIGEELVSIPWKVLKVVAKVIRALLRILCCLLKAICRVLSIPVRVLVDVATFPVYTMGAIPIVCKDIALGLGGTVSLLFDTAFGTLGGLFQVVFSVCKRIGYKVTFDNSGEL; from the coding sequence atCGATGACCCCAACAGCAACCTTGAGGAGGCGATTAATGAGGCAGAGGCCATCACCTCTGTGAACAGCCTGGGAAGCAAGCAAGCCTTGAATACAGATTACCTTGATTCTGATTACCAAAGAGGACAGCTTTACCCATTCTCCCTTAGCAGTGATGTCCAGGTGGCCACATTTACTCTCACAAATTCAGCCCCAATGACTCAGTCCTTCCAGGAACGGTGGTACGTGAATCTCCACAGCCTAATGGACCGGGCTTTGACCCCACAGTGTGGCAGTGGGGAAGACCTATATATCCTCACAGGCACAGTGCCCTCAGACTACAGAGTTAAAGACAAAGTGGCAGTCCCTGAGTTTGTTTGGCTGGCAGCCTGTTGTGCTGTCCCTGGAGGAGGCTGGGCCATGGGCTTTGTCAAGCACACCCGGGACAGTGACATCATAGAAGATGTGATGGTAAAAGATCTTCAGAAACTGCTTCCATTTAACCCTCAGCTGTTTCAGAACAACTGTGGTGAAACTGAGCAAgacacagagaaaatgaaaaaaatcctggAAGTGGTTAACCAAATCCAGGATGAAGAACGAATGGTGCAATCTCAAAAGAATTCTAGTCCCCTTTCTAGCACCAGGAGCAAGAGGTCTACTCTGTTGCCTCCAGAGGCATCTGAGGAAAGTAGTAGCTTTTTGGGAAAACTCATGGGCTTCATTGCTACCCCATTCATCAAGctttttcaattaatttattaCCTTGTGGTAGCAATCCTGAAGAACATTGTCTATCTCCTGTGGTGTGTTACCAAGCAGGTGATTAATGGCATAGAAAGTTGTCTTTACCGCCTGGGCTCAGCCACCATCTCATACTTCATGGCCATTGGGGAAGAGTTGGTGAGCATTCCCTGGAAGGTGCTCAAGGTCGTGGCCAAAGTCATCAGGGCTCTCCTCCGGATCCTTTGTTGTCTGCTGAAGGCCATTTGCCGAGTTCTGAGCATCCCTGTCCGTGTCCTTGTGGATGTGGCCACTTTCCCTGTGTACACCATGGGCGCTATTCCAATTGTTTGCAAGGACATTGCACTGGGCCTTGGTGGCACTGTCTCACTACTCTTTGACACTGCTTTTGGTACCCTGGGTGGCCTATTTCAGGTGGTTTTTAGTGTCTGCAAGCGGATTGGCTACAAGGTTACTTTTGACAATTCTGGGGAGTTATAA